A single genomic interval of Plantibacter sp. Leaf314 harbors:
- a CDS encoding GntR family transcriptional regulator encodes MNAPSVRTDPVSDRRLLRQNVFERLLAEIIDGRLAPGRRLRDDELTALLGVSRTPLREALARLDGLGLVQTAPNRFTRVAPLASGSLFEVIDLLDALVPLLVQRIVERLDDDTLLEAEYLERRIARLPVEETTRAVGLLLSFGEGLLDDLELIPSVITSAMIALVRYAVQRPVVLIDAGGIPAVQAVLQALLDHDPAAMNRHAEAFLRRLAGAIRATWSDAGASAPDGESADQQQRPEPVEEA; translated from the coding sequence ATGAACGCCCCGTCGGTCCGGACTGATCCGGTCTCGGATCGCCGTCTCCTGCGCCAGAACGTCTTCGAGCGTCTCCTGGCGGAGATCATCGACGGCCGACTGGCACCAGGACGCCGCCTCCGGGACGACGAGCTCACTGCGCTGCTCGGCGTGTCGAGGACGCCGCTCCGGGAAGCCCTGGCCCGACTCGACGGCCTCGGCCTCGTGCAGACGGCTCCCAATCGGTTCACGCGGGTGGCTCCGCTCGCCAGTGGGTCGCTGTTCGAGGTGATCGACCTGCTCGACGCCCTCGTCCCCCTGCTGGTGCAGCGCATCGTGGAGCGGCTCGATGACGACACCCTCCTCGAGGCGGAGTACCTCGAGCGGCGGATCGCCCGGCTCCCGGTCGAGGAGACGACGCGGGCGGTGGGTCTGCTGTTGAGCTTCGGCGAAGGACTGCTCGACGACCTCGAACTCATCCCCTCGGTCATCACATCAGCGATGATCGCGCTCGTCCGGTACGCGGTGCAGCGACCGGTGGTCCTTATCGACGCCGGCGGGATCCCAGCCGTGCAAGCGGTCCTGCAGGCACTCCTCGACCACGACCCCGCGGCGATGAACCGTCATGCCGAAGCGTTCCTGCGTCGACTCGCCGGAGCGATCCGCGCGACCTGGTCGGATGCGGGAGCGAGCGCTCCGGATGGGGAGTCCGCGGATCAGCAGCAACGCCCGGAGCCGGTCGAGGAGGCCTGA